The proteins below are encoded in one region of Streptomyces marianii:
- a CDS encoding SpoIIE family protein phosphatase has translation MERLPTSPGEPPGTAQPPPAPAGDRPGPAQPPPTVPGDRPDTAGPVPGRPLPTATAVISEQGVVTGWSEGARRLLGYAPAEVMGRPAARLLAHGSAPVAPPGPPWPTDLGGTLTLRHRDGHELSLPLNATRRTTTSGITEWLVTSTATADDGSTAPAPQEPAPMEPAPGPAGGSASTSPAVEAAGSSAGEAPDREGPAADGPAAEGPEPGAPAVDAPAAGPRAPEHPAGEPPPDAAPSYAGPPAGAPHPGTTAGETPHPGTPAPAPQPGTTAGGTPHPGPVADEVLGAWVFAQSPCMLAVFDTDLRLLRANSAMERALSLPEARIRGLRLTEIVPDPVSEETEHSMGLALRTGRPQHTPTVLRPTGNSSEAGRPATVTPLTDDGGVRAVCLTAHARTEEPEHHLTRQRMLLEDPGAGIGTTLDLERTAQELTDAAVPRLADTAAVELCETPRHSRPTGPLPLRRTAYRSHPPGTVPAADPEPVTHPAHSPLTRCLTTGRSAVYRMDDPSLAQWRATDPEAARLDEAGTRTLMAVPMLTAGSTLGVALFTRNRNPQPFTPDDLQLAEQLTHRAATGIHNARRFTRERTTTMTLQRSLLPHTLPDQPALDIATRYLPAGAEAGVGGDWFDVIPLSGARVALVVGDVVGHGIRASATMGRLRTAVRTLADVDLPPDELLTRLDDLVLHLSTDESSATADTTTGIGTTCLYAIYDPISRDLTHARAGHPPPAAATPGGDVYFLDTPAGPPLGLGGLPFETTTTTLDEGTLLAFYTNGLLNARETDIDQTLDTLFTALARPSSGLETTCDRILTTLLTHPPTDDIALLIARTKTLRPQHVATWTLPHDPAVVIEARHRTTEQLAAWGLVEATFITELIVSELVTNAIRYGKPPIQLRLIHTDTTLTTEVTDYSSTSPHLRHAHTYDENGRGLYLIAQLTQRWGTRHTPTSKTIWTEQTLM, from the coding sequence ATGGAACGACTTCCCACCTCACCGGGCGAACCTCCCGGCACCGCGCAGCCACCTCCCGCCCCGGCCGGCGACCGGCCCGGCCCGGCCCAGCCGCCCCCCACCGTCCCCGGCGACCGCCCCGACACGGCCGGGCCGGTCCCCGGGCGTCCGCTGCCCACCGCCACGGCGGTCATCAGCGAGCAGGGTGTCGTGACGGGATGGAGCGAAGGAGCCCGCCGGCTGCTGGGGTACGCGCCCGCCGAGGTCATGGGACGGCCCGCCGCCCGTCTCCTCGCGCACGGCTCCGCTCCGGTCGCACCGCCCGGCCCCCCGTGGCCCACGGACCTCGGTGGCACCCTGACCCTGCGCCATCGGGACGGCCACGAGCTATCGCTCCCGCTGAACGCCACCCGCCGGACCACCACCAGCGGCATCACCGAGTGGCTCGTGACCAGCACCGCAACGGCGGACGACGGCTCCACCGCCCCGGCCCCACAGGAACCGGCGCCCATGGAACCGGCGCCCGGGCCTGCGGGAGGGTCGGCCTCGACATCCCCGGCCGTCGAGGCCGCGGGCTCCTCGGCCGGCGAGGCGCCGGACCGCGAGGGGCCCGCCGCCGACGGGCCCGCCGCCGAGGGACCGGAACCCGGAGCACCGGCCGTCGACGCGCCGGCCGCCGGGCCCCGGGCCCCGGAACACCCGGCGGGCGAGCCTCCGCCCGATGCGGCACCGTCGTACGCAGGCCCCCCGGCCGGTGCACCGCACCCCGGCACCACCGCCGGGGAGACGCCGCACCCCGGCACACCCGCCCCCGCACCTCAACCCGGCACCACCGCCGGGGGGACACCGCACCCCGGCCCGGTCGCCGACGAGGTGCTGGGGGCCTGGGTCTTCGCCCAGTCCCCGTGCATGCTCGCGGTGTTCGACACCGACCTGCGGCTGCTGCGCGCCAATTCCGCCATGGAACGCGCGCTGTCCCTGCCCGAGGCGCGGATCCGCGGGCTGCGGCTCACGGAGATCGTTCCCGACCCGGTGAGCGAGGAGACCGAGCACTCCATGGGCCTGGCACTCCGGACCGGCAGGCCCCAGCACACCCCCACGGTGCTGCGTCCCACGGGTAACAGTTCCGAGGCCGGCCGCCCGGCCACCGTCACCCCGCTCACGGACGACGGCGGCGTCCGGGCCGTGTGTCTGACCGCGCACGCGCGTACCGAGGAGCCCGAACACCACCTCACCCGGCAGCGGATGCTGCTGGAGGACCCGGGCGCCGGGATCGGCACCACTCTCGACCTGGAGCGCACCGCGCAGGAACTCACCGACGCCGCCGTGCCCCGGCTCGCCGACACCGCTGCCGTCGAGTTGTGCGAAACCCCTCGTCACAGCCGTCCGACCGGCCCCCTGCCGCTGCGCCGTACCGCCTACCGCTCACATCCGCCGGGCACCGTTCCGGCGGCGGACCCGGAGCCCGTCACCCACCCCGCCCACTCCCCGCTGACCCGGTGCCTGACGACGGGCCGCAGCGCCGTGTACCGCATGGACGACCCCTCCCTCGCCCAGTGGAGGGCCACTGATCCGGAGGCCGCGCGGCTGGACGAGGCCGGCACGCGCACGCTGATGGCGGTACCGATGCTCACGGCGGGATCCACACTCGGAGTGGCGCTGTTCACCCGCAACCGCAACCCTCAGCCGTTCACACCGGACGACCTTCAGCTGGCCGAGCAACTTACCCACCGCGCCGCCACCGGCATCCACAACGCCCGCCGCTTCACCCGCGAACGCACCACCACCATGACCCTGCAGCGCAGCCTGCTCCCGCACACACTGCCCGACCAGCCCGCCCTCGACATCGCCACGCGCTATCTGCCCGCCGGTGCCGAAGCGGGCGTGGGAGGCGACTGGTTCGACGTCATCCCGCTGTCCGGCGCGCGCGTCGCCCTCGTCGTCGGCGACGTCGTCGGCCACGGCATCCGGGCCTCCGCCACCATGGGCCGGCTGCGCACCGCGGTCCGCACGCTCGCCGATGTGGACCTCCCGCCCGACGAACTGCTCACCCGGCTCGACGACCTCGTACTCCATCTGTCCACCGACGAGTCCTCGGCCACCGCCGACACCACGACGGGCATCGGCACCACCTGCCTGTACGCGATCTACGATCCGATCTCCCGGGACCTGACACACGCCCGCGCCGGCCACCCGCCACCGGCCGCCGCCACCCCCGGCGGCGACGTGTACTTCCTCGACACCCCCGCCGGTCCTCCCCTGGGGCTCGGCGGCCTCCCCTTCGAAACGACCACCACCACGCTCGACGAGGGCACGTTGCTCGCCTTCTACACCAACGGCCTGCTCAACGCGCGCGAGACCGACATCGACCAGACCCTGGACACGCTCTTCACGGCGCTCGCCCGCCCGTCGTCCGGCCTCGAGACCACGTGCGACCGCATTCTGACGACCCTGCTCACCCACCCGCCCACCGACGACATCGCCCTCCTCATCGCCCGCACCAAGACGCTCCGCCCCCAGCACGTCGCCACATGGACGCTCCCGCACGACCCCGCGGTCGTCATCGAGGCCCGTCACCGCACGACCGAGCAGCTCGCCGCCTGGGGACTCGTGGAGGCCACCTTCATCACGGAGCTGATCGTCAGCGAGCTCGTCACCAACGCCATCCGCTACGGGAAGCCCCCGATCCAGCTGCGTCTGATCCACACCGACACCACACTCACCACCGAGGTCACCGACTACAGCAGCACCAGTCCGCATCTGCGCCACGCCCACACCTACGACGAGAACGGCCGCGGGCTCTATCTCATCGCCCAGCTCACCCAGCGCTGGGGCACCCGGCACACTCCGACCAGCAAGACCATCTGGACCGAGCAGACGCTGATGTGA
- a CDS encoding GNAT family N-acetyltransferase has product MTTHPTPPPGTTVRPAELDDAEAVCALLNEIDVLEIGRPDTSLTELEADLRHPEVDLERDSWLLFDGDRLVGYGLLWDDSGHERIDMDQYTLPDRQRAASHLFDLMESRAVERAALNGASRAVVHMHLNIEPTTDVDALRGRGWHPVRRYNVLTRPLSAAADPVPAAPPGVTLRACAAEQDRRRAHALLQASFADHFDFQPRTYEQWLDDIGADRADWSLVWIAHVDGIGDAAVVRTHDNRASSGWIGNLGVLREARGRGLGGHLLRHSFGHYAALGRDRIGLGVDTDNRSGALALYEGHGMTLDFAVDTWELTLPVPARGTARAASVG; this is encoded by the coding sequence ATGACCACGCACCCCACCCCGCCGCCCGGTACCACCGTGCGCCCGGCGGAGCTCGACGACGCGGAGGCCGTGTGCGCCCTCCTCAATGAGATCGACGTGCTGGAAATCGGCCGTCCCGACACCTCGTTGACGGAGCTCGAAGCCGATCTGAGGCATCCGGAAGTGGACCTGGAGCGCGACTCCTGGCTGCTGTTCGACGGGGACCGGCTGGTCGGGTACGGGCTGCTGTGGGACGACTCCGGCCACGAGCGGATCGACATGGACCAGTACACGCTCCCGGACCGGCAGCGGGCCGCAAGCCACCTGTTCGACCTGATGGAGTCCCGCGCCGTGGAGCGGGCGGCGCTCAACGGGGCGTCGCGAGCGGTGGTGCACATGCACCTCAACATCGAGCCCACGACGGACGTGGACGCCCTGCGCGGACGGGGCTGGCATCCGGTCCGCCGGTACAACGTGCTGACCCGGCCGCTGTCGGCAGCCGCCGACCCGGTGCCCGCGGCCCCTCCCGGTGTGACACTGCGCGCCTGCGCGGCGGAGCAGGACCGCAGGCGTGCGCACGCTCTGCTCCAGGCGTCGTTCGCCGACCACTTCGACTTCCAGCCGCGCACCTACGAGCAGTGGCTGGACGACATCGGCGCCGACCGGGCCGACTGGTCGCTCGTCTGGATCGCGCACGTCGACGGCATCGGCGACGCGGCGGTGGTGCGGACGCACGACAACCGCGCCTCCTCGGGCTGGATCGGCAACCTCGGCGTCCTGCGCGAGGCCCGGGGCCGGGGGCTCGGGGGGCATCTGCTGCGGCACTCCTTCGGGCACTACGCGGCACTGGGACGGGACCGGATCGGCCTCGGTGTGGACACCGACAACAGGAGCGGGGCCCTGGCCCTCTACGAGGGCCACGGTATGACGCTCGACTTCGCCGTCGACACCTGGGAGTTGACCCTGCCGGTCCCCGCCCGAGGCACCGCCCGCGCCGCCTCCGTCGGCTGA
- a CDS encoding TetR/AcrR family transcriptional regulator has translation MGTARGPATPGSDEGRDRRGAGTKGVPRARREEQIMAAAMEEFGRSGHAGASMAAIARQVGVTKPMLYTYFGSKDGLYLACLERVAARLLTAIEDTITAGPPSSATPLAHAVLTALFSALEDERHAWFVLYDRTLPPGSELRSAAQRHRAAVDGLAAEGTAALLGRGGNTDPLDADALKHVWTGTVSALVGWWISHPEQSAGDMSARCARLLSAIRDDAY, from the coding sequence ATGGGTACTGCAAGAGGTCCGGCGACACCCGGTTCCGACGAGGGGCGCGACCGGCGCGGCGCGGGCACGAAGGGCGTACCGCGCGCCCGCCGGGAGGAACAGATCATGGCCGCGGCGATGGAGGAGTTCGGCCGCAGCGGGCACGCCGGCGCGTCCATGGCGGCGATCGCCCGGCAGGTGGGCGTCACCAAACCGATGCTCTACACCTACTTCGGCTCCAAGGACGGCCTCTACCTGGCGTGCCTCGAACGTGTCGCCGCCCGGCTGCTCACGGCGATCGAGGACACGATCACCGCCGGCCCGCCGTCCTCGGCCACGCCGCTGGCCCACGCGGTCCTCACCGCGCTCTTCAGCGCCCTGGAGGACGAACGCCACGCGTGGTTCGTGCTCTACGACCGGACGCTCCCGCCGGGATCGGAGCTCCGCTCGGCCGCGCAGCGGCACCGGGCGGCCGTCGACGGCCTCGCGGCGGAGGGCACGGCCGCGCTGCTGGGACGCGGGGGCAACACGGACCCGCTCGACGCGGACGCCCTCAAGCACGTCTGGACGGGCACGGTCAGCGCACTGGTCGGCTGGTGGATCTCGCACCCGGAGCAGTCCGCGGGGGACATGAGCGCCCGCTGCGCGCGTCTGCTCTCCGCGATCCGCGACGACGCGTACTGA
- a CDS encoding FAD-binding oxidoreductase has translation MDLLSPSSSFADPHPRRSWWGWGAEDEALPDSECTALGALVPGAAETPLPVPGIADLDLPASRVAAPSALGHLMSDAPEERAGHTYGKAYRDVVRALYRDLRPAPDLVARPRSEREVTDVLDWASDADVAVVPYGAGSSVVGGVEYRAGLHRGVVSMDLTGLDRVLEIDRVSRAARIQAGVLGPALEDRLRPHGLTLRHFPQSFEFSTLGGWLATRAGGHYATLHTHIDDLVESLRVVTPAGVNESLRVPGSGAGPSPDRLFLGSEGTLGVITEAWMRLQDRPRHKASATVFFEGFDAALSAVRAISQSGLHPANCRLLDPGEAALAQVADGGRSALVLGVEAADRPVDGRLTELVELARDHGGLPAPTGGEGGDAAAGTWRSAFLRMPYLRDALARMSVISETFETACTWDRLPLLVDTARRALGATVRKATGAEAMVNCRLTHVYPDGAAPYFTVIAAARRGSEVAVWDDIKAAAIEVLGDLGATVTHHHAVGRDHRPGYDRQRPEPFALALRAAKQVLDPAGILNPGVLLDPADRPGTARGGSAPG, from the coding sequence ATGGATCTCCTCAGCCCCTCCTCCTCGTTCGCCGACCCCCACCCCCGTCGCTCCTGGTGGGGATGGGGTGCCGAAGACGAGGCCCTGCCGGACAGCGAGTGCACGGCCCTCGGAGCCCTGGTGCCCGGCGCGGCGGAGACCCCGCTGCCGGTGCCCGGCATCGCCGACCTCGACCTGCCCGCGTCCCGCGTCGCGGCTCCGTCCGCGCTCGGACACCTCATGTCCGACGCGCCGGAGGAACGGGCGGGCCACACGTACGGCAAGGCGTACCGCGACGTCGTCCGCGCCCTGTACCGCGACCTGCGGCCCGCGCCCGACCTGGTGGCCCGTCCCCGGTCGGAGCGGGAGGTGACGGACGTCCTGGACTGGGCGTCGGACGCGGACGTGGCCGTCGTTCCCTACGGGGCGGGGAGTTCGGTCGTCGGCGGCGTCGAGTACCGGGCCGGTCTGCACCGGGGCGTCGTGTCGATGGACCTGACGGGGCTGGACCGGGTGCTGGAGATCGACCGGGTGAGCCGTGCGGCACGGATCCAGGCCGGAGTCCTCGGCCCCGCCCTGGAGGACCGGCTCCGGCCGCACGGACTGACGTTGCGCCACTTCCCGCAGAGCTTCGAGTTCTCCACGCTCGGCGGCTGGCTGGCCACCCGCGCGGGCGGACACTACGCCACGCTCCACACCCACATCGACGATCTCGTGGAGTCGCTGCGGGTGGTGACGCCCGCTGGCGTGAACGAGTCGCTGAGAGTGCCCGGTTCGGGTGCCGGTCCGTCGCCGGACCGCCTGTTCCTGGGCTCCGAGGGCACCCTGGGAGTGATCACCGAGGCATGGATGCGCCTTCAGGACCGCCCCCGGCACAAGGCGTCGGCCACGGTGTTCTTCGAAGGCTTCGACGCGGCGCTGAGCGCGGTGCGCGCGATCTCCCAGTCCGGGCTGCATCCCGCCAACTGCCGGCTGCTCGACCCGGGTGAGGCGGCCCTCGCCCAGGTCGCCGACGGCGGCCGGAGCGCGCTCGTCCTCGGAGTCGAAGCAGCCGACCGGCCCGTGGACGGACGGCTCACGGAGCTCGTCGAGCTCGCCCGGGACCATGGTGGCCTACCGGCTCCCACCGGCGGGGAGGGCGGCGACGCGGCGGCGGGCACCTGGCGGTCCGCGTTCCTGCGCATGCCGTATCTGCGCGACGCGCTCGCCCGGATGAGCGTGATCAGCGAGACCTTCGAGACCGCGTGCACCTGGGACCGGCTCCCGTTGCTCGTCGACACCGCACGCCGCGCGCTCGGCGCCACCGTACGGAAGGCGACAGGCGCCGAGGCCATGGTCAACTGCCGTCTGACGCACGTCTATCCGGACGGCGCCGCACCGTACTTCACCGTCATCGCCGCGGCGCGGCGCGGCAGCGAGGTCGCCGTGTGGGACGACATCAAGGCGGCCGCGATCGAGGTGCTCGGCGATCTCGGCGCGACCGTCACCCACCACCACGCCGTCGGACGCGACCATCGCCCCGGCTACGACCGCCAGCGTCCGGAGCCGTTCGCGCTCGCCCTGCGCGCCGCGAAGCAGGTCCTGGACCCGGCGGGGATCCTCAACCCCGGCGTTCTGCTCGACCCCGCCGACCGGCCCGGGACGGCGCGGGGAGGAAGCGCACCGGGATGA